One Delphinus delphis chromosome 16, mDelDel1.2, whole genome shotgun sequence genomic window carries:
- the DDIT4 gene encoding DNA damage-inducible transcript 4 protein — translation MPSLWDRFSSSSSSSSLSRTPTPDQPPRSAWGSAAREEALGRCASLESSDCESLDSSNSGFGPEEDSSYLDGVSLPDFELLSDPEDEHLCANLMQLLQESLAQARLGSRRPARLLMPSQLVSQVGKELLRLAYSEPCGLRGALLDVCVEQGKSCHSVGQLALDPSLVPTFQLTLVLRLDSRLWPKIQGLFSSANSPFVPGFSQSLTLSTGFRVIKKKLYSSEQLLIEEC, via the exons ATGCCTAGCCTTTGGGATCGCTTCTCGTCGTCCTCTTCGTCCTCGTCCTTGTCCCGAACTCCCACCCCAGATCAGCCGCCACGCTCAGCCTGGGGGTCGGCGGCCCGAGAAGAGGCACTCGGCCGCTGCGCGAGCCTGGAGAGCTCGGACTGCGAGTCCCTGGACAGCAGCAACAGTGGCTTTGGGCCGGAGGAAG ACTCTTCTTACCTGGATGGGGTGTCCCTGCCCGACTTCGAGCTGCTCAGCGATCCCGAGGATGAGCACCTGTGTGCCAACCTGATGCAGCTGCTGCAGGAGAGCCTGGCCCAGGCACGGCTGGGCTCGCGGCGCCCTGCACGCCTGCTGATGCCCAGCCAGCTGGTGAGCCAGGTGGGCAAAGAACTACTGCGCCTGGCCTACAGCGAGCCGTGCGGGCTGCGGGGGGCGCTGCTAGACGTCTGCGTAGAGCAGGGCAAGAGCTGCCACAGCGTGGGTCAACTGGCTCTCGACCCCAGCCTTGTGCCCACCTTCCAGCTGACCCTCGTGCTGCGCCTGGACTCACGCCTCTGGCCCAAGATCCAGGGGTTGTTTAGCTCCGCCAACTCTCCCTTCGTCCCCGGCTTCAGCCAGTCCCTGACGCTGAGCACAGGCTTCCGAGTAATCAAAAAGAAGCTGTACAGCTCAGAGCAGCTGCTCATTGAGGAGTGTTGA